A portion of the Stigmatopora argus isolate UIUO_Sarg chromosome 15, RoL_Sarg_1.0, whole genome shotgun sequence genome contains these proteins:
- the senp2 gene encoding sentrin-specific protease 2 produces MYGWIFDGISSLFEPATRHNSRINNGEPTSTLARRRDNHDRPVKRNYQSLDAEESVGQTDQVAAKRRRRDVVISFVKKTVSGVARLLRLRKPAISIPDDHGPLKDPQPGIDELRTPWLTSTDWRMDKPMSAVGDRATAMRFQNSLPPMKKFSKGTASTARRGSLQLLPSRPAPSVGMPNAERAACNGFGYNRCQRPSLTVEEAIKQNDKEHYRRLLEMVTEKYSKSQPLPFYQTKPQALLMLHNQHSVNRKSYELASKKMTCSANPSALSWRRVSSNKPRWGAPPLSKSYTEAQDDSYDTPDLDISTEVATRLNLVDRAASATAPHVRHADDVPRLTKEMAAEVCAALAQRDPNLVLSAAFKLRITQRDLVTLQESGWLNDEVINFYLSLVMEKCSDPAAGRRVYSFSTFFYPKLCGQGGGHAAVKRWTKAVDIFLCDLVLLPLHLGVHWALAVMDLKAKTLKLYDSMGQRNDDVCRLLFLYLKDEHRAKKGRELDCTKWAVGCMRPTEIPQQKNGSDCGVFACKYAQYIAQGRPLTFSQSQMPLFRKLMIWEILHQKLL; encoded by the exons ATGTATGGATGGATATTTGACGGAATCTCGTCGTTATTCGAGCCCGCCACAAGGCATAACAGCCGAATCAATAACGGGGAGCCGACAAGCACGTTAGCTCGGCGGCGAGATAACCACGACAGACCCGTCAAGAGGAACTACCAGAG TCTTGATGCAGAAGAAAGCGTTGGGCAGACGGATCAGGTTGCGGCAAAAAGGCGAAGGCGAG ATGTGGTGATAAGTTTTGTCAAGAAGACGGTTTCCGGGGTGGCCCGCTTGCTCCGTTTACGCAAACCGGCGATTTCCATCCCCGATGACCACGGACCCTTAAAGGACCCGCAG CCTGGAATCGATGAGCTGCGCACCCCGTGGCTGACGAGCACCGATTGGAGAATGG ACAAACCGATGTCGGCGGTGGGCGACAGGGCCACCGCCATGCGTTTCCAGAACTCGTTGCCTCCAATGAAGAAATTTAG CAAGGGCACGGCTTCTACCGCGAGGAGAGGCTCCCTCCAGCTGCTGCCTTCGAGGCCCGCGCCAAGCGTGGGGATGCCCAACGCCGAGCGTGCCGCTTGCAACGGCTTCGGATACAACCGCTGCCAGAGGCCGAGTCTCACCGTGGAAGAG GCCATAAAGCAGAACGACAAAGAGCACTACAGGCGGCTGCTGGAAATGGTGACAGAAAAATACAGCAAAAGCCAACCGCTACCTTTCTATCAGACTAAACCACAAGC TCTGTTGATGTTGCACAATCAACACTCAGTGAATCGGAAATCCTACGAATTGGCCTCTAAAAAGATGACATGCTCCG CTAACCCTAGCGCTCTCTCGTGGAGGCGGGTGTCTTCCAATAAGCCCAG ATGGGGTGCTCCTCCCCTCAGCAAGTCTTACACAGAAGCACAAGATGACAGCTATGAT ACACCAGATTTGGACATCTCCACGGAAGTCGCCACCCGCCTCAACCTGGTGGACCGAGCGGCGTCCGCCACGGCGCCACACGTACGGCACGCGGACGATGTGCCCCGACTCACTAAG GAAATGGCGGCGGAGGTCTGCGCCGCTCTGGCTCAGCGCGACCCCAACCTGGTTTTGAGCGCCGCGTTCAAGCTGCGCATCACGCAACGAGATCTAGTCACTCTTCAGGAAAGCGGCTGGCTCAACGACGAG GTGATCAACTTCTACCTTTCCCTGGTGATGGAGAAGTGCTCGGACCCGGCGGCGGGGAGGCGGGTGTACTCGTTCAGCACCTTCTTCTACCCCAAGCTCTGCGGGCAGGGCGGAGGCCACGCGGCGGTCAAGCGCTGGACCAAGGCCGTGGACATTTTCCTCTGCGACTTGGTTCTGCTCCCGCTGCATCTGGGCGTCCACTGGGCCTTGGCC GTGATGGACTTGAAGGCAAAGACGCTGAAGTTGTACGACTCCATGGGCCAGAGGAACGATGACGTTTGCCGTCTTCTCTT CCTCTACCTGAAGGACGAGCACAGAGCAAAGAAAGGCAGAGAGCTGGACTGCACCAAGTGGGCTGTCGGCTGCATGCGGCCCACC GAGATTCCTCAGCAGAAGAATGGCAGCGACTGTGGCGTGTTTGCGTGTAAATACGCCCAATACATCGCTCAAGGGAGGCCCCTCACCTTTAGTCAG TCGCAAATGCCGCTATTTCGGAAGTTGATGATCTGGGAAATTTTGCATCAGAAGCTGCTATAG